The proteins below are encoded in one region of Ferruginibacter lapsinanis:
- a CDS encoding type 1 glutamine amidotransferase, with amino-acid sequence MNNSPTIRIAVLDLYEGKANEGMRCIREILNQFSDSNNLDVVWNEFDVRLKNEVPDFSYDIFISSGGPGSPLESKGSEWENTYFDWLGKVEQWNNDNVAFQKKHVFFICHSFQLACRYFNIGNVCKRRSTAFGVFPVHLMMDGKREPVFDGMPDPFYSVDSRDYQVIEPNYEILDQTGAKILAIEKERPHIPLERAIMAVRFNQFMIGTQFHPEADAIGMSMYLQTEEKKKTVIENYGSEKWESMIEQLNDPDKIMFTYTHILPNFLNIAVQNLQMAEI; translated from the coding sequence ATGAACAATTCTCCAACCATACGCATAGCTGTTTTAGACCTGTACGAAGGAAAAGCCAATGAAGGCATGCGTTGTATCAGGGAAATACTAAACCAGTTTAGTGACAGTAATAACCTTGATGTTGTTTGGAATGAATTTGATGTTCGATTGAAAAATGAAGTTCCCGATTTTTCTTATGATATATTTATTTCCAGCGGTGGCCCCGGCAGCCCTTTAGAAAGTAAAGGCAGCGAATGGGAGAATACTTATTTTGATTGGTTGGGTAAAGTTGAACAGTGGAATAATGACAATGTAGCTTTTCAAAAAAAACATGTCTTTTTTATCTGCCATTCTTTTCAGCTAGCCTGCAGGTATTTTAATATCGGCAATGTATGTAAACGCAGAAGCACTGCTTTTGGTGTTTTCCCTGTACACCTGATGATGGATGGAAAAAGAGAGCCGGTTTTTGATGGCATGCCTGATCCTTTTTATTCTGTTGATAGCAGGGATTACCAGGTAATAGAACCTAATTACGAGATCCTTGATCAAACAGGTGCTAAAATTTTAGCGATAGAAAAAGAAAGACCACATATTCCTCTGGAACGGGCCATCATGGCAGTACGGTTTAATCAATTCATGATTGGCACACAATTCCACCCGGAAGCGGATGCAATAGGCATGAGCATGTACCTGCAAACAGAAGAAAAAAAGAAAACTGTAATCGAAAACTACGGATCAGAAAAATGGGAAAGCATGATCGAGCAACTGAACGACCCGGACAAGATCATGTTTACTTATACACACATTCTTCCAAACTTTTTAAATATCGCGGTGCAAAATTTACAAATGGCCGAAATATAA
- a CDS encoding carboxylate-amine ligase, translated as MANISYKNFTLGVEEEYMVIDPVTRELKSHEQKIVQEGQKVIKDKVKAEMHQAVVEVGTDICQNVDEAFVDVATLRKTISGIAENLGLKVGASGTHPFSHWESQLITDHARYSEIVNELQEAARSNLIFGLHVHVGMETREMAIHIANAARYFLPHIYALSTNSPFWEGRKTGYKSFRSKVFDKFPRTGIPDYYESIEAYENYVKLLVKTNCIDNAKKIWWDLRVHPFFNTVEYRICDVPMTVQETITIAALFQAVSAKLYKLRMQNLNFMSYSRALINENKWRASRYGIDGSLIDFGKETEVNTRVLIYELLEFIDDVVPHLGSKHAINYVHTMLEQGTGADRQLKVYEKDNDLIAVTDYIQSSFLSGI; from the coding sequence ATGGCTAATATTTCATATAAAAATTTTACCCTCGGCGTAGAAGAAGAATACATGGTAATAGACCCTGTAACGAGAGAGCTAAAAAGTCATGAACAAAAAATTGTACAGGAAGGTCAAAAAGTGATCAAGGATAAAGTGAAAGCAGAAATGCACCAGGCTGTTGTTGAAGTGGGCACAGATATCTGTCAGAACGTTGATGAGGCTTTTGTTGATGTTGCTACATTACGAAAAACAATTAGCGGCATTGCAGAAAACCTGGGATTAAAAGTTGGAGCATCTGGTACACATCCATTCAGCCATTGGGAAAGCCAACTGATCACCGACCATGCCCGTTACAGTGAAATAGTAAACGAATTGCAGGAAGCTGCCAGAAGTAATTTAATTTTTGGTCTGCATGTGCATGTGGGCATGGAAACCAGGGAAATGGCCATCCATATTGCCAATGCAGCCAGATATTTTCTCCCCCATATTTATGCACTAAGCACCAACTCCCCTTTTTGGGAAGGTAGAAAAACAGGCTATAAAAGTTTTAGAAGTAAAGTATTTGACAAATTCCCTCGTACCGGCATCCCCGATTATTATGAAAGTATTGAAGCCTACGAAAATTATGTAAAGCTATTAGTAAAAACCAATTGCATAGACAATGCCAAAAAAATATGGTGGGACCTTAGAGTACATCCTTTCTTTAATACAGTTGAATATCGTATTTGTGATGTACCGATGACAGTACAGGAAACAATTACTATTGCAGCCTTATTTCAGGCCGTAAGTGCAAAGCTATATAAGCTGAGAATGCAGAATCTTAATTTTATGTCGTACTCACGGGCATTAATAAACGAAAACAAATGGAGAGCAAGCAGATATGGTATTGACGGAAGCCTGATAGATTTTGGAAAAGAAACAGAAGTGAACACCAGGGTACTGATCTATGAACTACTGGAATTCATTGATGATGTAGTACCTCATTTAGGCAGTAAGCATGCCATTAATTATGTACATACTATGCTTGAGCAAGGTACAGGTGCAGACAGGCAACTGAAAGTATACGAAAAAGACAATGACCTTATAGCGGTAACAGATTACATACAAAGCAGCTTTTTAAGCGGCATCTAA
- a CDS encoding ATP-grasp domain-containing protein, producing MKKIGILFGKERTFPEAFVERINSKKIKGIKAEPVHIEKVMQGEDCGYTVIVDRISQDVPFYRAFLKNAALCGTAVINNPFWWSADEKFFNNCLMTKIGVAVPKTVILPSYELPTDTAHESFSNLSYPLDWGSIFNYVGFPAYMKPFAGGGWKNVYKLTDREDFFTKHAETGELVMMLQEEIIFEEYYRCYCIGGKHVRIMSYEPRNPHHLRYVADFKPSKEKIKMMTDIVLKINEYLGYDFNTVELALRDGVPYAIDFCNPAPDADLASVGEENFEWVVETAATYAIEKAKEHKAGKDNLTWGEYLRKSINKGSL from the coding sequence ATGAAAAAAATTGGCATTTTATTTGGCAAGGAACGAACTTTCCCTGAGGCATTTGTTGAAAGAATTAACAGTAAAAAAATTAAAGGAATAAAAGCAGAACCTGTACACATTGAAAAAGTAATGCAGGGCGAAGATTGTGGTTATACAGTGATAGTAGATCGTATATCACAGGATGTGCCCTTTTACAGGGCATTTTTAAAAAATGCAGCATTATGTGGCACGGCGGTGATCAACAATCCGTTTTGGTGGAGTGCTGATGAGAAGTTTTTCAATAATTGTTTAATGACAAAAATTGGGGTCGCAGTTCCAAAAACAGTTATTCTTCCATCGTATGAATTACCTACCGATACTGCTCATGAATCTTTTTCAAATCTTTCTTACCCTTTAGATTGGGGAAGTATCTTTAACTATGTAGGGTTTCCTGCATATATGAAACCATTTGCCGGAGGCGGATGGAAAAACGTGTACAAATTAACTGACCGGGAAGATTTTTTTACAAAACACGCCGAGACAGGCGAATTGGTAATGATGCTTCAGGAAGAAATTATTTTTGAAGAATACTATCGTTGTTATTGCATTGGCGGAAAACATGTACGCATAATGAGTTACGAACCTCGTAATCCTCATCATCTTCGTTATGTTGCAGATTTTAAGCCATCTAAAGAAAAAATAAAAATGATGACCGATATCGTTTTAAAAATTAACGAATACCTCGGCTATGATTTTAATACGGTAGAATTAGCGTTAAGAGATGGCGTGCCATATGCCATCGATTTTTGCAACCCTGCCCCGGATGCAGATCTGGCCAGCGTTGGCGAAGAAAATTTTGAATGGGTAGTAGAAACAGCTGCAACCTACGCAATTGAAAAAGCGAAAGAACATAAAGCAGGAAAAGATAATTTAACCTGGGGAGAATATCTTAGGAAGAGTATTAACAAAGGATCATTATAA
- a CDS encoding alpha/beta hydrolase encodes MVIEKMSNSRVENHLLTSVFLQREVKVDCFLPVGKTLSEGMSLLLINDGQDLVKMDFNHMLESLYTQRTIEPIFCVGIHCSADRKNEYGTAGVLDYQGLGAKAALYTRFIFEELLPFIRKKYSIRSFKEKSFAGFSLGGLSALDIAWKNSEEFTKVGVFSGSLWWRDRSAEAPDFNEETDRIMHRQIREGNFAPWLNFFFEVGTLDETADRNNNGIIDTIDDTIGLIDELEKKGYDRSAQIRYLELQDGKHDVSTWARAFPEFLQWGWGK; translated from the coding sequence ATGGTAATAGAAAAAATGAGCAATAGCAGGGTAGAGAATCATTTATTGACCTCTGTGTTTTTGCAAAGAGAGGTGAAGGTTGATTGTTTTCTTCCTGTTGGAAAAACGCTGTCTGAAGGAATGAGTTTATTGTTGATCAATGATGGGCAAGACCTGGTGAAAATGGATTTTAACCACATGCTGGAATCTTTATACACACAGAGAACAATAGAGCCAATATTTTGTGTAGGCATACATTGCAGTGCTGATAGGAAAAATGAATATGGTACTGCAGGGGTTTTGGATTATCAGGGACTGGGTGCAAAAGCAGCTTTGTATACTCGTTTTATTTTCGAAGAATTATTGCCTTTCATCAGAAAGAAATATTCTATAAGATCATTCAAGGAAAAGTCGTTCGCCGGGTTTTCTTTAGGAGGCTTGTCTGCTTTGGATATTGCGTGGAAAAATTCCGAAGAGTTTACAAAGGTTGGCGTATTCAGTGGCTCTCTTTGGTGGAGAGACCGATCTGCAGAAGCACCGGATTTTAATGAAGAAACTGACCGGATCATGCACAGGCAGATACGGGAAGGCAATTTTGCCCCGTGGCTTAATTTCTTTTTTGAAGTAGGTACATTAGACGAAACAGCAGATAGAAATAATAACGGTATCATTGATACGATAGATGATACCATCGGTTTAATTGATGAACTTGAAAAAAAGGGATATGATAGATCCGCTCAAATAAGATACCTGGAGTTGCAGGATGGCAAACATGATGTATCTACCTGGGCAAGAGCTTTCCCGGAATTTTTACAATGGGGATGGGGCAAATAG
- a CDS encoding TonB-dependent receptor: protein MLIKRLSQLVIALLAIPFLSDAQVTTSNISGVVVTEKNEPLVGANVSITYEPSNYVYKVVSKKGGRFDVSNVPPGGPYSITVTFIGNGDFKKTDIFIPLGEKYDIKVEMSPTSTNLQNVVVIGGRKSVNEKTGASTNISRAQLINLPNISRAITGVTKLTPQSNGNSFAGMNNRYNNITIDGSLFNNNFGRGGDGFVPGGASSAISIDAIDQVQVNIAPFDVRQAGFVGGGVNAVTRRGTNNWYATAFVMNRGHNLYGTKVLNQTVDVSKLSAKTYGGSIGGPIIKNKLFFFVNAEGEKRTLPGQNWLAKRPGTNDGNPQLTPVLATDLDLVRTHVINNYGFDPGIYEGYNFQTDNFKFLGRIDWVISNKHRLSARYSQSETNDDDMVNTSSGPTGATRLNNGRRGGTNGGLAFDGTNFKNNTKVISGVIELNSTISNKVSNQLIASYTDNQPKRVPNVAAPFVDIMKDASNVYISLGTDLFSYKNSIKDIAYNVSDNVTANLGKHVITGGVSYEYMTFENSFMSSGGPSYYRYASLQDFIDNKAPSFFNVTYDPANPTGVNVPSAKFAQLGVYVQDVWSASNKFKLTYGVRVDKPFYPYTPAKNPALEAVVFKDENGVDESFDVSKWPEAKLLVSPRVGFTYDVEGDKSLIVRGGTGLFTGRIPFIWLVNQVGDNGIVRASYTPTGADLAAIRYSTDRTTYIPTNPPPVGTSIPSGSSYSAVAKDFKMPQVWKTNLAIDKKLSNTLTLTIEALYSKIRNNVYFRNANLGAQNGSLGGSLKDKPYYNTKLNSGVNQMAVMDNINKGGSFSFSTSLQKSFSKGWEASVAYAYTYADEVAIGSSDQSGSGWTTNNITYNPNIPDLGYSNYSIPHRVVASLTKRFEYAHKNMATTIGLVYTGSSQERYTFRYGADINGDGATNDVIYVPKDATEITFVEGFKVGSKTYTAKQQSDAFFNFINSDKALSKNKGKYFDKYAGLLPWLNSLDARILQDFSLKVGGKKHTLQASADIINVLNLINKDWGYKYSYTFGTFSDMGILGTPSSSNNTGAESFNRNNPKFTFNPDGPTKAYQANFSASSTWSIQLGLRYILN, encoded by the coding sequence ATGCTTATTAAAAGATTAAGTCAATTGGTTATTGCTCTTTTAGCAATCCCCTTTTTATCCGATGCACAGGTTACTACCAGTAACATCTCGGGTGTTGTAGTGACCGAAAAGAATGAGCCATTGGTTGGCGCCAATGTGTCAATTACGTATGAACCTTCTAATTATGTTTACAAAGTGGTCTCTAAAAAAGGAGGCCGTTTTGATGTATCAAATGTTCCTCCGGGAGGGCCATACTCCATTACCGTAACTTTTATTGGAAATGGTGATTTCAAAAAGACTGATATTTTCATCCCGCTGGGTGAAAAATATGATATAAAAGTTGAGATGTCTCCTACCAGTACAAATCTTCAAAACGTGGTGGTGATCGGTGGAAGAAAATCTGTTAATGAAAAAACAGGCGCATCTACAAATATTTCAAGAGCACAGTTAATAAACTTACCAAATATCAGCAGAGCTATAACAGGTGTAACTAAACTAACACCACAAAGTAATGGGAATAGTTTTGCCGGTATGAATAACCGCTATAACAACATTACTATTGATGGCTCTTTGTTCAATAATAACTTTGGACGTGGCGGCGATGGTTTTGTACCGGGAGGTGCTTCATCTGCTATTTCAATCGATGCGATCGATCAGGTACAGGTAAACATAGCTCCTTTTGATGTAAGACAAGCTGGATTTGTTGGTGGTGGAGTAAATGCAGTTACAAGAAGAGGTACCAACAATTGGTACGCAACTGCATTTGTCATGAACAGAGGACACAATTTATACGGTACAAAAGTTCTCAATCAAACAGTTGATGTATCTAAACTTTCTGCCAAAACTTATGGAGGAAGCATTGGCGGACCTATCATAAAAAACAAACTATTCTTTTTTGTTAATGCAGAGGGTGAGAAAAGAACATTACCCGGTCAAAATTGGTTGGCAAAACGCCCTGGTACAAATGATGGCAATCCTCAGTTAACACCCGTATTAGCAACTGATCTTGATCTGGTTCGTACACACGTGATCAATAACTACGGATTTGACCCGGGTATTTATGAAGGGTATAATTTCCAAACAGATAATTTCAAATTTTTAGGAAGGATAGATTGGGTCATCTCTAATAAACACAGATTAAGTGCCCGTTATAGTCAATCAGAAACAAATGATGACGACATGGTGAATACTTCAAGCGGACCAACGGGTGCAACAAGATTAAATAATGGAAGAAGAGGTGGAACTAACGGCGGACTAGCTTTTGATGGCACTAATTTTAAAAACAACACCAAAGTAATTTCAGGTGTTATTGAATTAAACTCAACTATCAGTAATAAAGTAAGTAACCAATTGATTGCATCATACACCGATAACCAACCCAAGAGAGTGCCAAATGTTGCAGCGCCTTTTGTTGATATCATGAAAGATGCCAGTAACGTATACATTTCTCTTGGAACAGATCTTTTTTCTTACAAGAACAGTATTAAGGATATTGCATACAATGTATCTGATAACGTAACAGCAAATCTAGGCAAGCATGTTATTACCGGCGGGGTGAGTTATGAGTATATGACCTTTGAAAACTCATTCATGAGTTCCGGCGGGCCTTCTTATTACAGATATGCCTCATTACAGGATTTCATAGACAACAAAGCTCCTTCATTTTTTAATGTTACATACGATCCTGCCAACCCTACCGGCGTAAATGTTCCATCAGCAAAATTTGCTCAGTTGGGTGTATACGTTCAGGATGTTTGGAGTGCTTCTAATAAATTTAAATTGACATATGGTGTAAGAGTAGACAAACCTTTCTATCCTTATACACCTGCAAAAAACCCGGCACTGGAAGCGGTGGTATTTAAAGATGAAAATGGTGTTGATGAAAGTTTTGATGTTAGCAAATGGCCTGAAGCAAAATTATTGGTTTCCCCAAGAGTAGGCTTTACCTATGATGTGGAAGGTGATAAATCATTGATCGTAAGAGGTGGTACCGGTTTATTTACAGGCCGTATTCCTTTTATCTGGCTGGTGAACCAAGTAGGAGACAATGGTATTGTAAGAGCATCCTACACGCCAACTGGAGCGGATCTGGCCGCAATCAGATATAGTACAGACAGAACAACTTATATCCCAACTAATCCTCCTCCTGTAGGTACCAGCATACCAAGCGGATCGAGTTACAGCGCCGTAGCAAAAGATTTTAAAATGCCACAAGTATGGAAAACAAATCTGGCAATAGATAAAAAATTAAGTAATACACTTACTCTGACAATAGAGGCATTATATTCTAAGATCAGAAACAATGTATATTTCCGTAACGCTAATCTGGGTGCTCAAAATGGAAGTTTAGGTGGTAGCTTAAAAGACAAACCTTACTACAACACGAAATTAAATTCCGGCGTTAACCAAATGGCGGTAATGGACAATATCAACAAAGGTGGTAGTTTCTCCTTCTCTACTTCCTTACAAAAATCATTTTCAAAAGGCTGGGAGGCCAGTGTAGCATATGCTTATACCTATGCAGATGAAGTGGCGATTGGCAGCAGTGATCAATCTGGAAGCGGATGGACCACCAACAACATTACTTATAATCCCAACATACCGGATCTCGGCTATTCTAACTACTCAATTCCTCATCGTGTTGTAGCATCACTTACAAAACGATTTGAATATGCACACAAAAATATGGCTACTACAATCGGCCTGGTTTATACCGGTTCATCTCAGGAAAGATATACTTTCCGTTATGGTGCTGATATTAATGGCGATGGCGCAACAAATGATGTTATTTATGTACCAAAAGATGCTACAGAAATTACTTTTGTAGAAGGATTTAAAGTTGGTTCGAAAACATATACGGCCAAACAACAGAGTGATGCATTCTTTAACTTTATAAACAGTGACAAAGCCTTAAGTAAAAACAAAGGCAAATACTTTGATAAATACGCAGGATTATTGCCTTGGTTAAATTCTCTTGACGCCAGGATCTTACAGGACTTTTCATTAAAAGTAGGTGGCAAAAAACATACTTTGCAAGCCAGTGCAGATATAATCAATGTACTTAACCTGATCAATAAAGATTGGGGATACAAATACTCTTACACTTTTGGAACTTTCTCAGACATGGGTATCTTAGGTACACCGAGCAGTTCTAACAATACAGGTGCTGAATCTTTTAATAGGAACAATCCTAAGTTCACATTTAATCCTGATGGTCCTACAAAAGCTTATCAAGCTAACTTTTCTGCTTCAAGTACATGGAGCATACAATTAGGGTTAAGATATATTTTGAATTAA
- a CDS encoding bifunctional 3,4-dihydroxy-2-butanone-4-phosphate synthase/GTP cyclohydrolase II, whose protein sequence is MLDSIESAIEDIRNGKMVIVVDDEDRENEGDFLTAAENVTPEVINFMSTHGRGLICAPLLDERCEELNLQPMVVDNTALHETAFTISVDLLGHGCTTGISAHDRAKTIQALINPETKPEDLGRPGHIFPLRAKKGGVLRRAGHTEATVDLARLAGFAPAGVLVEIMNEDGSMARLPELKEIAKKFDLKLISIKDLIEYRLSKETLISEEERVQMPTKYGTFELIAFKQLNTGEIHLAIKKGEWKKDEPVMVRVHSSCITGDILGSLRCDCGDQLHMALRMIEKEGKGLVLYMNQEGRGIGLLNKLKAYKLQEQGRDTVEANVELGFKMDERDYGVGAQILRHLGISKMKLLSNNPRKRAGLLGYGLEVVGSIAIEIDPNPHNEKYLTTKRDKMGHNILNEK, encoded by the coding sequence ATGTTAGATAGTATCGAAAGTGCGATAGAAGACATCAGAAATGGGAAAATGGTCATAGTGGTGGATGATGAAGATAGAGAGAATGAGGGCGATTTTTTAACTGCAGCAGAGAATGTTACCCCTGAAGTGATCAATTTCATGAGTACACATGGAAGAGGGCTAATTTGTGCTCCTTTGTTGGATGAACGTTGTGAAGAATTGAATTTGCAACCAATGGTTGTTGATAATACGGCTTTACATGAAACAGCATTTACTATAAGCGTAGATCTATTAGGACATGGATGTACTACCGGGATTTCAGCTCACGACAGGGCAAAAACCATCCAGGCATTGATCAATCCAGAAACAAAGCCGGAAGATCTTGGTCGCCCTGGTCATATTTTCCCATTAAGAGCAAAAAAGGGAGGTGTTTTAAGAAGAGCGGGGCATACAGAGGCAACAGTTGATCTGGCAAGGCTTGCCGGCTTTGCACCAGCCGGAGTTTTAGTTGAAATTATGAATGAAGACGGATCAATGGCCAGATTACCCGAGTTGAAAGAGATCGCTAAAAAGTTTGACCTGAAACTTATTTCTATAAAGGATCTGATCGAATACAGGCTATCTAAAGAAACCCTGATCAGTGAAGAAGAGCGGGTGCAGATGCCAACTAAATATGGCACTTTTGAATTGATTGCTTTTAAACAATTGAATACCGGCGAAATTCATTTGGCCATTAAAAAAGGCGAATGGAAAAAAGATGAGCCAGTGATGGTAAGAGTGCATAGTAGTTGTATCACCGGAGATATTTTAGGTTCTCTTCGCTGCGATTGTGGGGATCAACTGCATATGGCATTAAGAATGATTGAGAAAGAAGGAAAGGGATTGGTGTTGTATATGAATCAGGAAGGACGAGGGATAGGGTTACTTAATAAATTGAAAGCATACAAATTGCAGGAGCAAGGGAGAGATACCGTTGAAGCAAATGTTGAACTTGGTTTTAAAATGGATGAAAGAGATTATGGGGTGGGAGCGCAAATTCTTCGCCATTTGGGTATTAGTAAAATGAAATTGTTGAGCAATAATCCCCGAAAACGTGCCGGTTTATTGGGTTATGGATTGGAAGTGGTGGGTTCCATTGCAATTGAAATAGATCCGAATCCGCACAACGAAAAATACCTTACTACAAAAAGGGATAAAATGGGGCACAATATTTTGAACGAAAAATAA
- the mutS gene encoding DNA mismatch repair protein MutS, with the protein MAKATAETPLMQQHNAIKARYPDAILLFRVGDFYETFGQDAVNASTVLGITLTKRNNGNADSSQLAGFPHHALDTYLHKLVKAGYRVAICDQLEDPKQAKGIVKRGVTELVTPGVATNDKLLEHNSNNFLASIHFDDAKMGIAFLDISTGEFFIAEGDKEYADKLLQSLKPAEVIFQRNKQKIFKEYFGLKFFTYGLDEWIFADAYAQESLLKHFGTHSLKGFGIEGLSAGIIAAGAILHYLKDTEHPNLGHITSIQRIDRDEHLWMDRFTIRNLELFGGADGSNTLLKVLDNTVSPMGARLLKRWMVLPLNDITKINERLATVEFLIKEVDLRNKITLHIKQAGDVERLASKVPLKKVNPREVLQIAKGLQQTEAIKLFCENSSNDYLKRLGDSLNPCKYILDKILKEINENPPALASKGGMIASGINEELDGLRKIASGGKDYLIELQQKEAAATGISSLKISFNNVFGYYLEVTNIHKSKVPDTWIRKQTLANAERYITPELKEYEEKIVGAEDKIFQIELQIFEKLLNELQDYISPMQVNGHVMAIIDCLSCFANNALQFNYKKPALNDGFILDIKDSRHPVIERNLPIGESYIANDILLDPATQQIIILTGPNMSGKSAILRQTALITLMAHMGSFVPASDAKIPLTDKIFTRVGASDNLSGGESTFMVEMNETASIINNITSRSLILLDEIGRGTSTYDGISIAWSIVEYLHNSKAQPKTLFATHYHELNELENKLSTVKNYHVTNKEVGNKIIFLRKLAPGGSVHSFGIHVARMAGMPPSLIDRSNEILKQLEDSRESKDINESVKQLSTPKVQLSIFDAHSATFDEIRTLLNAVDINRLTPVEALLKLQEIKEKVK; encoded by the coding sequence ATGGCTAAAGCAACTGCCGAAACACCTTTAATGCAACAGCACAACGCTATCAAGGCTCGCTACCCTGATGCGATCCTGTTATTTAGAGTAGGAGATTTTTACGAAACATTCGGGCAGGATGCCGTGAATGCCTCTACAGTGCTGGGCATTACTTTAACCAAAAGAAATAATGGCAATGCAGATTCTTCACAATTGGCGGGCTTTCCTCACCATGCACTGGATACCTATTTACATAAATTAGTTAAAGCCGGTTATCGTGTTGCTATTTGTGATCAACTGGAAGATCCCAAGCAAGCGAAAGGAATTGTAAAACGTGGCGTTACAGAATTGGTTACACCAGGTGTGGCCACTAACGATAAATTATTAGAACATAACAGTAATAACTTCTTGGCATCCATCCATTTTGATGATGCAAAGATGGGTATCGCTTTTTTAGACATTAGCACCGGTGAGTTTTTTATTGCAGAAGGAGATAAAGAATATGCAGATAAATTGTTGCAGAGTTTAAAACCTGCCGAAGTGATCTTTCAGCGCAACAAACAAAAAATATTCAAAGAATATTTTGGCCTGAAGTTTTTTACTTACGGATTAGACGAATGGATCTTTGCCGATGCATATGCACAGGAAAGTTTATTAAAACATTTTGGCACCCATAGTCTGAAAGGTTTTGGTATAGAAGGTTTATCTGCCGGCATTATTGCCGCCGGAGCCATTTTACATTACCTGAAAGATACAGAACATCCTAACCTCGGACATATTACCTCTATACAAAGAATTGATAGGGACGAGCATTTATGGATGGACAGATTCACCATCAGGAATTTAGAATTATTTGGTGGTGCAGATGGAAGTAATACACTATTGAAAGTATTAGACAATACGGTCTCTCCTATGGGAGCCAGGTTATTGAAACGCTGGATGGTACTGCCACTGAACGATATCACAAAAATAAATGAACGTTTAGCTACTGTTGAATTTTTGATTAAAGAAGTTGATCTCAGAAACAAGATCACACTGCATATCAAACAGGCGGGAGATGTAGAAAGACTGGCCAGTAAAGTGCCACTTAAAAAAGTAAATCCGAGAGAGGTGTTGCAAATTGCCAAAGGACTGCAACAAACCGAAGCAATAAAATTATTCTGTGAGAATTCTTCGAACGATTATTTAAAACGTTTGGGAGATTCATTGAACCCATGCAAATATATCCTGGATAAGATACTGAAAGAGATCAATGAAAATCCTCCTGCATTGGCAAGCAAAGGCGGAATGATCGCTTCGGGAATAAATGAAGAATTAGATGGGCTTAGAAAAATTGCCAGCGGAGGAAAGGATTACTTAATTGAGTTGCAACAAAAAGAGGCCGCTGCCACGGGCATCTCTTCTTTAAAAATAAGTTTCAATAATGTATTTGGTTATTATTTAGAAGTAACTAATATCCATAAATCAAAAGTGCCTGATACCTGGATACGTAAACAAACGCTGGCAAATGCAGAGAGATATATCACTCCTGAATTAAAAGAATATGAAGAGAAAATTGTTGGTGCAGAAGACAAAATATTCCAGATTGAATTACAGATATTCGAAAAATTATTGAACGAGTTACAGGATTACATTTCACCGATGCAGGTGAATGGACATGTGATGGCTATCATAGACTGCCTTAGCTGCTTTGCTAATAATGCACTTCAATTCAATTACAAAAAACCTGCTTTAAATGATGGATTTATTTTAGACATTAAAGACAGCAGGCATCCGGTTATAGAAAGAAATTTACCGATTGGTGAAAGTTATATTGCCAATGATATTTTATTGGATCCTGCTACACAACAGATCATTATTTTAACAGGACCGAACATGAGTGGTAAGAGTGCTATTCTGCGTCAGACGGCTCTCATTACCTTAATGGCTCATATGGGAAGTTTTGTACCTGCTAGCGATGCAAAGATCCCGTTAACAGATAAAATTTTTACCCGTGTTGGCGCAAGTGATAATTTAAGTGGAGGCGAAAGTACTTTCATGGTAGAAATGAATGAAACTGCCAGTATCATCAATAATATTACCAGCCGAAGCTTGATCTTATTAGATGAAATAGGTCGGGGCACATCCACTTATGATGGCATCAGCATTGCCTGGAGCATTGTTGAGTACCTACATAACAGTAAAGCACAGCCTAAAACATTATTTGCCACTCACTATCATGAATTGAATGAGCTGGAGAATAAATTGTCTACAGTAAAAAACTACCACGTTACCAATAAAGAAGTTGGCAACAAAATCATATTCCTGCGAAAATTAGCACCAGGGGGCAGTGTGCATAGTTTTGGTATACATGTGGCCCGAATGGCCGGCATGCCCCCTTCTTTAATTGACCGGTCGAACGAAATACTAAAGCAACTGGAAGACAGTCGTGAAAGCAAGGATATCAATGAATCGGTAAAACAATTAAGTACCCCAAAAGTGCAATTAAGTATTTTTGATGCCCACTCTGCCACATTTGACGAGATCAGAACTTTGCTGAATGCTGTCGATATCAACAGGTTAACCCCCGTTGAGGCATTGCTCAAATTGCAGGAAATAAAAGAAAAAGTAAAGTAA